The following are encoded in a window of Telmatobacter sp. DSM 110680 genomic DNA:
- a CDS encoding sodium:solute symporter family protein has translation MSHLYVAVLVVIVTVLLSVAIFRTTLVKTKADYLVAGRSLPAFVLVLTLLTSWIGAGSLFAGAENAYKNGFAALWQPAGGWLGLLLIYFIAPRARKFAQFTLPDLLEARYNQVARVLGTFAILFAYVGITSYQFKGGGDVLHLIFPDTVSSELGTYIIAVFVIVTTALAGMSSVAYMDVAIGSLVTVICLIAAPYLFLQAGGWAGLHSVLPPQYFEVLGNYRLSPTGAELPVAMGLIRALEFLVPTMLLMLGNQVMYQKFFSARSEKDARYSVVGWIIGTLVLETLIVAIAVFGRALYPTGEVALHPREIIPYTARHGLPAVLGAVLLGAVFAKVISTASNYLFSPATNLVNDVFVRYIAPDASNKRVLIISRLAVVLLGCWALYQAVYAESILQKMLWAYTIYSAALTPVVLAAFYSKRATAWGAVAAIAGGTVVTLAWDLPFVKALFPHIIADRDAIFPALFVAVTALIVVSLFTAPPRESQLAQFAD, from the coding sequence TCGTCAAAACCAAGGCCGATTACCTGGTTGCGGGGCGATCCCTGCCTGCTTTCGTTCTCGTTCTCACGCTGCTTACTTCGTGGATCGGTGCAGGCTCTCTGTTCGCGGGCGCTGAAAACGCCTACAAGAATGGATTCGCAGCCTTGTGGCAGCCGGCAGGTGGATGGCTCGGACTGCTGCTCATCTATTTCATCGCTCCGCGCGCGCGCAAATTCGCACAGTTCACATTGCCAGACCTGCTTGAGGCACGCTACAACCAGGTCGCCCGCGTGCTCGGCACGTTTGCAATTCTCTTCGCCTACGTTGGAATCACCAGTTATCAATTCAAAGGCGGCGGCGACGTTCTGCATCTCATCTTTCCAGACACGGTCTCCTCAGAACTCGGTACCTACATCATTGCGGTCTTCGTCATCGTCACCACTGCGTTAGCGGGCATGTCCTCGGTGGCTTACATGGATGTGGCGATCGGCTCCCTGGTGACAGTCATTTGCCTCATTGCAGCGCCTTACCTGTTTCTCCAGGCAGGCGGATGGGCCGGTCTGCACTCCGTTCTTCCGCCACAGTATTTCGAGGTGCTCGGCAACTATCGCCTCTCCCCCACCGGTGCCGAACTACCAGTCGCCATGGGCCTGATTCGCGCTCTCGAATTCCTTGTTCCGACCATGCTGCTGATGTTGGGAAACCAGGTGATGTATCAGAAGTTCTTCTCCGCAAGGAGCGAAAAGGACGCGCGCTATTCCGTAGTCGGCTGGATCATCGGCACGCTAGTTCTTGAAACCCTCATCGTCGCGATCGCCGTCTTTGGACGCGCCCTTTATCCCACCGGCGAAGTTGCTCTCCATCCGCGCGAGATCATCCCTTACACCGCGCGGCACGGACTCCCCGCGGTACTCGGTGCGGTTCTGTTGGGCGCAGTGTTTGCCAAGGTCATCTCCACCGCTTCGAACTACCTTTTCTCGCCGGCGACCAATCTCGTCAACGATGTGTTTGTGCGTTATATCGCACCCGACGCTTCAAACAAACGGGTGCTCATTATCTCGCGTCTTGCAGTTGTACTGCTTGGCTGCTGGGCTCTCTATCAGGCCGTGTATGCAGAAAGCATTCTGCAAAAAATGCTGTGGGCTTACACCATCTACTCCGCCGCGCTCACACCAGTTGTTCTCGCTGCTTTCTATTCCAAGCGCGCTACAGCCTGGGGAGCGGTCGCCGCCATCGCCGGTGGAACGGTGGTCACGCTCGCCTGGGATCTTCCCTTCGTCAAAGCTCTCTTCCCGCACATCATTGCTGATCGCGACGCAATTTTCCCTGCGCTGTTCGTAGCTGTTACCGCTCTGATCGTGGTCAGCCTGTTTACTGCGCCTCCGCGAGAATCTCAACTCGCGCAATTCGCTGATTAG